In Aquiflexum balticum DSM 16537, a single genomic region encodes these proteins:
- a CDS encoding two-component regulator propeller domain-containing protein — translation MVAESEAMNFPAKDDLKRCLHATLGFLCILIFSGACQQIDKKGTHQNQDFKEPVNPALPTIIYLDSLEDFLQPQKNWIRDNSPPKTITVPQSPREEYTLQDEQNQTRAISSPEIIKRPYLKNEKGEAILDAEGNYYYLGDGGISQFSTFTTDEGLSLDNITSSLLDRSGNLWFGTWGGGISKFDGVSFTNFNTAHGLSNNLVHCLAEDKDGNIWIGTEGGGISIYDGYSFSIKSKFDGLANDIVYGITPDRNGNMWIAAGVGGASKFDGEGFTNFNQENGLPENTVIKIAEDRNGFIWFGTGSNGVSRFDGKSFLHFSTEDGLVDNAINCIAKDSSGNLWFGTKGGGVSKYKESADSKKKGTFTNFTTLDGLGHNDVWDIEEDLDGNLWFATEGGGVSKFDGKSFTNYTTSQGLPINVVYSISTDASGNIWFGTAGGGVALYKGPAFNNFTADLGLAKNSVYGILEDDYGNLWFGTDGGGISRYDGKSFTNFTTDQGLPNPLVISALKDKNGQLWFGTGGGGIVLFEDESDKGKNTSITIFNTANGLPNDIIYAIKEDRLGNIWIGTGGGGLVKFDWNIKPVNQAGFIAFTTDHGLGSNYIYSILEDSKGNLWVGTAGGGVSRFDGKGFTNFNTSQGLSNDIVWSILEDKVGNIWFATQGGGVSRFDGQSFSNLTKREGLGDDTVYDLLEDKDGNIFIGTNQGFTVIPAPAATLPFQEIRGSLEYYNTPNGYPVKDVNKGIYLDRHGNIWAGNGSDKTGLVKFNYQALRKKKTKPGIKIKNIRINEQPISWTSLQKSNHEDEHSDSSRSLAYITDEVRVFGRQLSTEERRSQQKEFSKIQFSEIRRFENFPENLVLPFSQNQITIDFGTDELVRPNLMEYRYMLEGYNKSWSPIIKNSLATFGNITEGDYVFKVIARYTGPAEAEGKEWSEEAVYRFSVLPPWHRTWWAYLIYLIIFILVINRINKFQKSRALRKERDRIQQKELEHAKEIEKAYLELKLTQAQLVQQEKLASLGQLTAGIAHEIKNPLNFVNNFSEVSIEMIEEAKEERSKSQDARDETLVDEILEDIKSNLVRIHQHGSRANSIVTSMLQHSRGGSGIIEPTDLNALIKEYVNLCFHGMRAGKNSINVDITLDLDPEIKEVPLIKEDFTRVVINLCNNAFDAMKEKVLKTEDRRRKTEDGNSQNIKYDPKLKVITSLKNGRVRIAFEDNGPGIPDEIKDKILQPFFTTKKGTEGTGLGLSITNDIIKAHGGELSVLSKAETGTKFIIQLPIQPK, via the coding sequence ATGGTTGCTGAAAGTGAAGCAATGAATTTTCCGGCAAAAGATGATTTAAAAAGATGTTTACACGCAACTTTAGGATTTCTCTGCATTCTGATTTTTTCTGGAGCTTGTCAGCAAATTGATAAAAAAGGTACTCACCAAAATCAAGATTTTAAAGAACCGGTAAATCCTGCTTTGCCTACAATCATTTATTTGGACAGTCTTGAAGATTTTCTTCAACCCCAAAAGAATTGGATCAGGGACAATTCCCCACCGAAAACTATAACGGTTCCCCAAAGTCCACGTGAGGAATATACCCTCCAAGATGAGCAAAACCAAACGCGTGCCATTTCTTCCCCGGAAATTATTAAAAGACCTTACTTAAAAAACGAAAAAGGTGAAGCTATCCTTGACGCTGAAGGGAACTATTACTATTTAGGTGATGGCGGGATTTCTCAATTTAGCACATTTACGACTGATGAAGGTTTGAGCTTGGACAATATCACCTCTTCGTTGTTGGACAGGTCAGGAAATCTATGGTTCGGTACTTGGGGAGGTGGGATTTCAAAGTTTGACGGGGTTTCCTTTACCAACTTTAATACAGCCCACGGTCTTTCCAACAACTTGGTGCACTGCCTTGCTGAAGATAAAGACGGGAACATTTGGATTGGTACTGAAGGAGGAGGGATTTCTATTTATGATGGCTATTCTTTTTCCATCAAATCCAAATTCGATGGGCTGGCAAATGATATTGTCTATGGGATTACTCCGGACCGAAATGGTAATATGTGGATTGCTGCAGGAGTGGGTGGAGCTTCAAAATTTGATGGGGAAGGCTTTACCAACTTCAATCAGGAAAACGGTCTTCCGGAAAATACTGTTATAAAAATTGCTGAAGATCGCAATGGTTTTATCTGGTTTGGAACAGGGAGTAATGGGGTCTCAAGATTTGATGGAAAATCCTTCCTGCATTTTTCCACTGAAGACGGGTTGGTTGATAATGCGATCAATTGCATTGCCAAGGACAGTTCAGGCAACCTTTGGTTTGGAACCAAGGGCGGTGGGGTTTCCAAGTATAAGGAAAGTGCTGATTCAAAGAAAAAAGGAACCTTTACAAACTTCACCACTTTGGATGGGCTTGGCCACAATGACGTTTGGGATATTGAAGAAGATTTGGATGGGAATTTATGGTTTGCCACAGAGGGCGGCGGGGTTTCAAAATTTGATGGCAAATCTTTTACAAATTATACCACTTCCCAAGGATTGCCCATAAATGTTGTATACAGCATTTCAACTGACGCATCAGGGAATATCTGGTTTGGAACTGCAGGAGGTGGAGTTGCACTGTACAAAGGTCCTGCCTTTAATAATTTTACGGCAGATCTTGGTCTTGCCAAGAATAGTGTTTATGGTATCCTGGAGGACGACTATGGCAATCTCTGGTTTGGTACTGATGGAGGTGGAATTTCAAGATACGATGGCAAATCCTTTACAAATTTTACTACCGATCAGGGACTGCCAAATCCACTTGTCATCAGTGCCCTCAAAGACAAAAATGGTCAACTATGGTTTGGAACAGGCGGTGGAGGTATTGTGCTTTTCGAGGACGAATCTGATAAAGGTAAAAATACAAGCATTACCATTTTTAATACGGCCAATGGTCTGCCCAATGATATCATATATGCTATCAAAGAAGATCGTTTGGGGAATATTTGGATAGGTACCGGTGGGGGAGGTTTGGTAAAATTTGATTGGAATATCAAGCCTGTGAATCAGGCAGGTTTTATTGCTTTTACCACAGATCATGGTTTGGGCAGCAATTACATTTACAGCATTTTGGAAGACAGTAAAGGAAATCTTTGGGTGGGTACAGCTGGTGGGGGTGTTTCCAGATTTGATGGTAAAGGATTTACTAATTTCAATACCTCACAAGGTTTGTCCAATGATATTGTGTGGAGCATTTTGGAAGACAAGGTGGGTAATATTTGGTTTGCCACCCAAGGCGGCGGGGTTTCAAGGTTTGATGGCCAATCTTTCAGCAACTTGACAAAAAGAGAGGGATTAGGTGATGACACTGTTTATGATCTTTTGGAAGATAAGGATGGAAATATTTTTATAGGAACGAATCAAGGTTTTACCGTAATACCCGCACCGGCAGCTACCCTGCCGTTTCAGGAAATACGCGGAAGTTTGGAGTACTACAATACTCCTAATGGCTATCCGGTCAAAGATGTAAATAAGGGTATCTACCTGGACAGGCATGGAAATATATGGGCAGGCAATGGGAGTGATAAAACAGGTTTGGTGAAATTCAATTACCAAGCTTTGAGAAAAAAGAAAACAAAGCCTGGCATAAAAATCAAAAACATCAGAATAAATGAACAACCGATTAGTTGGACTTCCCTGCAAAAAAGCAATCATGAAGATGAGCATTCCGATAGTTCAAGATCCTTGGCTTATATTACCGATGAAGTCAGGGTATTTGGTAGGCAACTCAGCACTGAAGAAAGAAGATCTCAACAAAAAGAATTCTCAAAAATCCAATTTTCAGAAATCAGGAGATTTGAAAATTTTCCTGAAAATCTTGTACTCCCCTTCTCTCAAAACCAAATCACCATAGATTTTGGGACGGATGAACTGGTAAGGCCCAATTTAATGGAATACAGGTATATGCTTGAAGGGTACAATAAAAGCTGGAGTCCAATTATAAAAAACAGCCTTGCTACTTTTGGCAATATCACTGAAGGTGATTATGTGTTTAAAGTGATAGCTAGATACACCGGGCCTGCCGAAGCTGAAGGAAAAGAGTGGTCAGAAGAGGCTGTCTATAGATTTTCCGTCCTTCCTCCATGGCATAGAACCTGGTGGGCCTATTTGATATACCTGATAATTTTTATTTTAGTTATCAATAGAATAAATAAATTCCAAAAAAGTAGGGCCTTACGCAAAGAAAGAGATCGGATCCAACAGAAGGAACTCGAGCATGCCAAGGAAATTGAAAAGGCATACCTTGAATTAAAATTGACCCAAGCCCAACTCGTGCAGCAGGAAAAACTTGCCTCGCTCGGGCAACTCACAGCGGGAATCGCTCACGAGATCAAGAATCCCTTGAATTTTGTCAACAACTTTTCAGAGGTGTCTATCGAGATGATTGAGGAGGCAAAAGAAGAAAGAAGCAAGAGCCAAGATGCAAGGGATGAGACACTTGTGGATGAAATCCTGGAAGATATCAAGTCCAATCTGGTGAGAATTCATCAACACGGTTCACGGGCCAATAGTATTGTGACTTCTATGCTGCAGCACTCCCGCGGGGGCTCAGGTATAATCGAACCTACGGATCTCAATGCCCTGATCAAGGAATATGTCAATCTTTGTTTTCATGGGATGCGGGCCGGTAAAAATTCCATAAACGTTGATATAACCTTGGATCTTGATCCTGAGATAAAGGAGGTACCACTGATCAAAGAGGATTTTACAAGGGTAGTAATCAATCTTTGTAATAATGCTTTTGATGCGATGAAGGAGAAGGTTTTAAAGACGGAAGACAGAAGACGGAAGACGGAAGATGGGAATTCCCAAAACATTAAGTATGATCCTAAATTGAAGGTGATTACAAGTTTGAAAAATGGTCGGGTTCGGATAGCTTTTGAGGACAATGGACCGGGGATTCCAGATGAGATTAAGGATAAAATCCTGCAGCCTTTCTTTACCACCAAAAAAGGCACTGAGGGGACGGGATTGGGGCTGAGTATTACCAATGATATTATCAAAGCCCATGGGGGAGAATTAAGCGTATTGAGTAAAGCTGAAACAGGAACGAAGTTTATCATTCAATTACCAATACAACCTAAGTGA
- a CDS encoding sensor histidine kinase, with amino-acid sequence MKQRILMVLFFFLIQDYCLGQNLRQWDRRIDSLQIQYENASLDSVRVQTAIKLMDVLGNKAWIATNTGQFAVAYEAFRKAFDFWENPETIKLFGKVKHDKEYEKSYWSVLANLTFNYGHLMGATGNIEERLYYYQKAYQIAKEQEDVMNTVFSLTGLAFVYLTNNELDSAQMKIEEARSYPPELYNFEGYPEIKYIDGAIKLRLKLYEPALNAFWDGLEDAIEKDYPVGKATNNLGLSETYRYLNNMDSSYFFARQSINELRRIREIQMFEIDIALAYQNLYGHFRHFNQPDSAFRYLELAQVERSVLTKRKFANMAAFQQVLLIRERELANLEKENLAIQSRYRTYLFVFVLTVFLFIGGILIRANRQKQKANLLLASQKEEIQSALHQLKSTQAQLIQSEKMASLGELTAGIAHEIQNPLNFVNNFSEVSAELVEEVEEERAKSRETRDETLVSEILEDIKQNLEKINHHGKRADAIVKGMLEHSRTGSGEKELTDINTLVGEYLNLAYQSFKSKNKEIEIELISDLDPSIPKIELIRADIGKVLLNILNNAFYAVGAGHALSLQPMVTVSTRLREGSPIGAGGSNGKWIQISIYDNGPGIPDAIKDKIFQPFFTTKPTGQGTGLGLSLSYDIVKAHGGSIKVLSNENEGLPEGKAGTEFSIELPLLI; translated from the coding sequence ATGAAGCAAAGAATTTTAATGGTACTGTTTTTCTTTTTGATCCAGGATTATTGCCTAGGTCAAAACCTAAGGCAATGGGACAGAAGAATTGATAGTCTGCAAATTCAATATGAAAATGCCTCTTTGGATTCTGTCAGAGTTCAGACGGCCATAAAATTAATGGATGTGTTGGGCAACAAAGCTTGGATTGCAACCAATACAGGTCAATTTGCTGTGGCTTATGAAGCCTTTAGGAAGGCTTTTGATTTTTGGGAAAATCCAGAAACCATCAAACTTTTTGGGAAAGTCAAGCATGATAAAGAATATGAAAAAAGCTACTGGAGCGTGCTGGCCAATTTAACTTTCAATTATGGCCATCTGATGGGGGCAACAGGAAATATCGAAGAGAGGCTTTACTACTATCAAAAAGCTTATCAGATAGCCAAAGAACAGGAAGATGTGATGAATACTGTTTTTTCCTTAACTGGATTGGCCTTCGTATATCTCACTAATAATGAATTGGATTCAGCTCAGATGAAAATTGAAGAAGCAAGGTCCTATCCACCGGAATTATACAATTTCGAAGGATATCCTGAAATTAAATACATTGATGGTGCAATCAAGCTTAGATTGAAGCTGTATGAACCTGCATTAAACGCTTTTTGGGATGGTCTTGAGGATGCCATTGAAAAGGACTATCCTGTGGGCAAAGCCACAAATAATCTTGGATTATCAGAGACCTACAGATATCTCAATAATATGGATTCCAGTTACTTTTTTGCAAGACAATCCATAAATGAATTAAGGAGAATCCGAGAGATCCAGATGTTTGAAATAGATATTGCCTTGGCTTATCAAAACCTTTACGGGCATTTTCGACATTTTAACCAGCCTGACAGTGCTTTCAGGTATTTGGAACTGGCTCAGGTAGAAAGATCAGTTTTGACCAAAAGAAAGTTTGCCAATATGGCTGCTTTTCAACAAGTTCTCTTGATCAGAGAACGAGAACTCGCAAACCTTGAAAAAGAAAATCTTGCTATTCAGAGTAGATACCGAACTTATTTATTTGTGTTTGTACTGACTGTATTTTTGTTCATAGGGGGCATCCTTATTCGTGCCAATCGCCAAAAACAAAAAGCTAACCTGCTGCTTGCCAGTCAAAAAGAGGAAATTCAATCCGCTTTGCATCAGCTCAAATCCACCCAAGCGCAGCTCATCCAATCGGAGAAGATGGCTTCTCTGGGTGAACTCACGGCCGGTATCGCCCATGAGATTCAGAATCCCTTGAATTTTGTGAATAATTTTTCGGAGGTAAGTGCGGAGTTGGTTGAGGAGGTTGAAGAAGAAAGAGCCAAGAGCCGAGAAACGAGAGACGAGACTTTGGTCAGTGAAATCCTTGAGGATATCAAGCAGAACTTGGAAAAGATCAACCACCATGGGAAGCGGGCGGATGCGATAGTGAAGGGGATGTTGGAGCATAGCAGGACCGGTTCGGGGGAGAAGGAACTGACAGACATCAATACCTTGGTAGGGGAATATCTGAATCTTGCCTACCAAAGCTTCAAATCTAAGAACAAAGAAATTGAAATCGAACTAATCTCAGACCTTGATCCATCGATCCCCAAAATAGAACTTATCCGTGCGGATATCGGCAAGGTGCTGCTGAATATCCTCAACAATGCATTCTATGCTGTAGGGGCAGGGCATGCCCTGTCCCTACAGCCAATGGTCACCGTCTCCACGAGGCTGCGGGAGGGCTCCCCTATAGGGGCTGGGGGTAGCAATGGGAAGTGGATACAAATCTCCATCTACGACAACGGCCCCGGCATCCCCGACGCCATCAAAGACAAAATCTTTCAGCCTTTCTTTACCACCAAGCCAACGGGCCAGGGAACAGGATTGGGATTATCCTTATCTTATGACATTGTCAAGGCGCATGGGGGATCAATAAAAGTACTTTCAAATGAAAATGAAGGCCTGCCTGAAGGAAAGGCAGGGACAGAATTTAGCATTGAATTACCTTTATTAATATGA
- a CDS encoding lipoxygenase family protein, with translation MVTTENKMVEKVDMEQVCQECSKKTKISKGPTRSFWHPRLKNLNRIEIHKSRSHAGLLQRFSLFCIELYEDFLLLYHAMDRFIFPRRNKIYGQPSPYHQVTGHLTFGTRKKESDSPVFNMHIELWARTIWGGYRKLSEGKSDFSGAFSLPYDLFYTHRFYIVKVWLAIYQTGYEHFNKKGQHLPNFTEFKRIKISKGDLVGIEYCCRQIQLSYWEYRQDTPLPRVVIKDHDKNAPDKYSPGYNKTLEKQFVPIELIKLRHMEMILLGQGLTYERITEDYPENLTVCMEKKIPGITRSDEWFGRRMMNGMYACDFDRDPKNQSLYWVHHHWGSYEKRYHHYAMPDVDMWFELKDNGLPIPVKITLTGPLTEQEKDLKQKRTFTPNDGAKWLAAKRICRVSAGLYAELAHHFAGTHVNTEQYAIACFRNLRLNPISGLLKSFLRSVVLVNHTADRILIGNGYITSACALTPKGIDQVVYNVLGTLDWKGFRPQQPISDAHTYAKASNLYWDIVFDFVTGFIDNPANRSEILAHWFEIHCFSEDLVNHSVPAFLCHYLQNVLLDGYGKMKGNGSTDWYQHHHRMDLTDERPEVNGVKKAVSRITHKKDGQEVTEADINQLKQACTYIIYQATFGHTWSNSKQYDDIGEVLYCSLGLRFGKGPDGVMGPESDHSIAPDLTRSTQMMWWSNMLSRTGYGFIMADEDGVVPPELRDSLEKHRQEFAVLDLDIDIIQSQTNI, from the coding sequence ATGGTAACAACTGAAAATAAAATGGTTGAAAAAGTTGATATGGAACAGGTTTGCCAGGAATGCAGCAAAAAAACTAAGATTTCAAAAGGTCCAACACGCAGCTTTTGGCATCCCCGATTAAAAAACCTCAATAGAATTGAGATTCATAAATCACGAAGCCATGCCGGACTCTTACAGAGATTTTCACTCTTTTGCATTGAACTATACGAAGATTTTCTACTTCTATACCATGCAATGGATAGATTCATCTTTCCACGGCGAAATAAGATTTATGGACAACCCAGTCCATATCATCAGGTTACAGGCCATCTTACCTTTGGTACCCGCAAAAAGGAATCTGATTCTCCTGTTTTTAATATGCACATAGAGCTTTGGGCGAGAACAATCTGGGGAGGATACCGAAAGCTCAGTGAAGGTAAGTCCGATTTTAGTGGAGCTTTTAGTCTTCCATATGATTTATTCTACACCCATAGGTTTTATATTGTCAAGGTTTGGCTGGCGATTTACCAGACGGGTTACGAGCATTTCAATAAAAAAGGCCAACACCTTCCAAATTTCACAGAATTTAAGCGTATTAAAATCTCTAAGGGCGATTTGGTTGGCATCGAGTACTGCTGCCGTCAAATTCAGCTATCCTACTGGGAGTATCGGCAAGATACCCCATTGCCTCGTGTTGTAATTAAGGACCATGATAAAAACGCTCCGGATAAGTATTCGCCTGGCTATAACAAGACACTTGAAAAACAATTCGTACCCATCGAACTGATCAAACTAAGGCACATGGAGATGATCCTTTTAGGTCAGGGCCTTACTTATGAACGTATCACCGAAGATTATCCTGAGAATCTTACGGTTTGTATGGAAAAGAAGATTCCGGGAATCACTCGGAGTGACGAATGGTTTGGCAGAAGGATGATGAATGGCATGTATGCATGTGATTTCGACCGTGACCCTAAAAATCAATCACTATACTGGGTTCACCATCATTGGGGATCATATGAAAAAAGATACCATCATTATGCCATGCCTGATGTGGATATGTGGTTCGAATTAAAGGACAATGGCCTTCCAATTCCGGTGAAAATTACACTTACCGGGCCTTTAACCGAGCAAGAAAAAGACCTTAAACAAAAAAGAACTTTTACCCCCAATGATGGGGCTAAGTGGTTGGCAGCAAAACGAATTTGTCGGGTAAGTGCCGGGCTTTATGCAGAACTGGCGCACCATTTTGCCGGAACACATGTGAACACTGAACAATATGCGATTGCTTGCTTCCGAAATTTACGACTGAATCCAATATCCGGCCTGCTCAAATCTTTTCTGCGTTCGGTGGTATTGGTAAACCATACTGCTGACCGCATCCTAATAGGCAATGGATACATCACTTCTGCTTGTGCACTTACTCCAAAAGGTATCGATCAGGTGGTGTACAATGTGTTGGGGACTTTAGATTGGAAAGGTTTTCGTCCTCAGCAACCAATAAGCGATGCGCATACCTACGCAAAAGCGAGCAACCTATACTGGGATATTGTTTTTGATTTTGTTACAGGCTTTATTGACAATCCTGCCAACCGTTCTGAAATATTGGCACATTGGTTTGAAATCCATTGCTTCTCAGAAGATCTGGTAAACCATAGCGTTCCGGCCTTTTTGTGCCATTATCTGCAAAATGTCCTGTTGGATGGGTATGGTAAAATGAAAGGGAATGGAAGTACAGATTGGTATCAGCACCATCATAGGATGGATTTAACCGACGAACGGCCAGAAGTAAATGGAGTAAAGAAAGCAGTTTCCAGAATTACCCACAAAAAGGATGGGCAGGAGGTTACAGAAGCGGATATTAATCAGCTAAAACAAGCTTGTACCTATATAATTTACCAAGCTACTTTTGGCCACACCTGGTCTAATTCAAAACAATACGACGATATCGGAGAGGTGCTCTACTGTAGTCTGGGTCTACGTTTTGGAAAAGGGCCAGATGGAGTAATGGGGCCAGAGTCGGATCATTCCATTGCGCCTGATCTCACTCGGTCAACTCAGATGATGTGGTGGAGCAATATGCTTTCTCGCACCGGTTATGGATTTATCATGGCTGATGAAGATGGGGTCGTTCCACCGGAATTACGGGATAGTTTAGAAAAACACCGGCAGGAGTTTGCAGTTCTTGACCTTGATATAGATATAATACAATCACAAACCAACATTTAG
- a CDS encoding catalase family protein: MRSNRIPVFKSITTAVHRLFGRVLLWVATKAFTWALTIFGSILYRSKMSHNNGIAATGSIRFVDKLEFPLHPFFEPGKTLPCRVRHAAASFMDDAMRVVRSMSIKMADTNYKSPMDIELNTGETALFWSIASFFRFAKYKKTRFGMQYEEYYRKYPTGVEGAQVGMRRNPTSFSNLRYYSQTPFLYRAEDNVLRYIKYRTIPAEDVPESGILDDYDMKIPSENQRILPGETLSRNYLKDEYVERLRIKPVHYKLQIQLHEASDDDDAEIFNCCRKWDEASHPWIDLAEITMNRPLDWAESTKMIFSMKNLPKGLGIITSYSIFDYNSLNFLRKHSDLARYARVWAIKIFGMPSEIPDNDYRNC, translated from the coding sequence ATGAGATCAAATCGAATTCCTGTTTTTAAATCAATTACAACCGCGGTCCATCGGTTATTTGGTAGGGTATTACTTTGGGTGGCCACTAAAGCTTTTACTTGGGCACTGACTATTTTCGGAAGTATTCTGTACCGTAGTAAGATGTCTCACAACAATGGTATTGCTGCGACCGGGTCCATCCGGTTTGTTGATAAACTCGAATTCCCGTTACATCCATTCTTCGAGCCAGGTAAAACACTGCCCTGTCGGGTTCGGCATGCGGCCGCCTCCTTCATGGATGACGCCATGCGTGTGGTTCGTAGTATGTCTATAAAGATGGCGGACACCAATTATAAAAGTCCAATGGATATTGAGCTCAATACTGGTGAGACTGCTCTTTTTTGGTCAATTGCAAGCTTTTTCAGGTTTGCTAAGTACAAGAAAACCCGATTTGGAATGCAATATGAGGAATACTACAGGAAATATCCTACAGGGGTGGAAGGTGCTCAGGTAGGGATGCGACGTAACCCGACATCCTTTTCCAATTTAAGATATTACTCACAAACACCTTTCCTTTATAGAGCCGAGGATAATGTGCTTCGATACATAAAATACCGTACCATTCCTGCTGAAGATGTACCTGAATCAGGCATTCTTGATGACTATGACATGAAGATTCCTTCTGAAAATCAAAGGATTTTACCTGGTGAAACACTGAGTCGAAATTATCTGAAAGATGAGTATGTAGAAAGACTCCGTATTAAACCTGTACATTACAAACTTCAGATTCAGCTACATGAGGCATCCGATGATGATGACGCTGAGATATTTAACTGTTGCCGAAAATGGGATGAAGCATCGCACCCTTGGATTGATCTTGCAGAGATAACGATGAATAGACCACTGGACTGGGCGGAGAGTACCAAAATGATTTTCTCCATGAAAAATCTGCCCAAAGGCCTTGGTATAATTACCTCCTATTCAATTTTCGATTATAATTCACTCAATTTCCTTCGTAAACACTCCGATTTGGCTAGATATGCCCGTGTTTGGGCCATCAAAATATTTGGAATGCCAAGTGAGATTCCTGATAATGATTATAGAAATTGCTAA